A genome region from Leptospiraceae bacterium includes the following:
- a CDS encoding sulfate adenylyltransferase: MDMLRFITAGSVDDGKSTLIGRLLFDSKQIFDDQMDAIEKSSERRGDGYTNLALLTDGLKAEREQGITIDIAYKYFATPKRKFIIADAPGHIQYTRNMVTGASTANLAIILIDARKGVIEQTYRHTFLVALLDIPYITVCINKLDLVEYSEEVFQQIRADYLKFASPLMQKMGIKEINFIPISALNGDNVVEPSVHMPWYKGQSLIQYLETVDIDKSHNYDLPRFPVQWVIRPIANEYHDYRAYAGMVNAGVFRKGDTVTALPSGTKSKIKAIDTLEGEVTEAYPPMSVAIRLEDELDISRGDMLVKDRFPVEAQEFEAYVCWMDSKKMQLNGKFLLRHTTNSVKCIIKEIKYKLNINTLERIEGVESLELNDIAKIIIKTAKPIFYDEYAMNRGTGAFILIDEGTNQTSGACMIMEGDLV, encoded by the coding sequence ATGGACATGCTCCGGTTTATCACTGCGGGTAGCGTCGATGATGGCAAAAGTACATTAATCGGAAGACTTTTATTTGACAGCAAACAAATCTTTGATGATCAAATGGATGCTATTGAAAAGTCAAGTGAAAGAAGGGGTGACGGTTATACCAACTTAGCTTTACTGACGGATGGTTTAAAAGCAGAGAGAGAACAAGGAATTACAATTGATATAGCTTATAAATACTTTGCTACTCCCAAAAGAAAGTTTATCATTGCCGATGCTCCGGGGCATATTCAGTATACCCGCAATATGGTAACAGGTGCATCAACTGCAAATTTAGCCATTATTTTAATTGATGCAAGAAAAGGAGTGATTGAGCAAACCTATCGCCACACTTTCTTAGTTGCTCTATTAGATATTCCTTATATAACTGTTTGTATTAATAAGTTAGATTTAGTTGAATATTCAGAAGAAGTTTTTCAACAAATTCGTGCTGATTATCTTAAGTTTGCTAGTCCATTGATGCAAAAAATGGGGATCAAAGAAATTAATTTTATCCCTATCTCTGCGTTGAATGGCGACAATGTAGTTGAACCTTCAGTCCATATGCCTTGGTACAAAGGACAATCCTTAATTCAATATCTCGAGACAGTAGACATTGACAAATCGCATAATTATGATTTGCCTCGTTTTCCGGTTCAATGGGTTATTCGTCCTATAGCAAATGAATACCATGACTACCGAGCTTATGCAGGTATGGTAAATGCTGGAGTCTTTAGAAAAGGTGATACTGTAACCGCTCTTCCGTCCGGCACAAAATCCAAAATCAAAGCAATAGATACTTTAGAAGGAGAGGTTACTGAAGCTTATCCTCCTATGTCAGTCGCAATTCGGTTAGAAGATGAATTAGATATAAGTCGTGGTGATATGTTAGTAAAGGATCGATTCCCTGTGGAGGCACAGGAATTTGAAGCATATGTCTGCTGGATGGATTCTAAAAAAATGCAATTAAACGGCAAATTTCTATTACGCCATACTACCAACTCTGTAAAATGTATAATTAAAGAAATTAAATACAAACTAAATATTAATACTCTAGAGAGAATTGAAGGTGTCGAATCATTAGAATTAAATGATATAGCAAAAATAATTATTAAAACCGCAAAGCCAATTTTTTATGACGAATATGCTATGAACAGAGGGACAGGTGCATTTATTTTAATTGATGAAGGAACCAATCAGACATCGGGAGCCTGTATGATTATGGAAGGAGACTTAGTCTGA
- a CDS encoding PIN domain-containing protein codes for MRYIVDTGVLVAYLNRRDNLHEWACRELDRVSPPLLTCEAVVAESCYLLQGSGGDEAILKMIEDGYLEIPFRLSEHAKEVGQTLSKYKKNKVSFADASLVRMLELIKGGIILTTDSDFEVYRIHRNRRISVIHPN; via the coding sequence ATGAGATATATAGTGGATACAGGTGTATTAGTCGCATATCTCAATCGCAGGGATAATTTACATGAGTGGGCGTGTAGGGAATTAGATCGAGTATCCCCTCCACTTTTAACATGCGAGGCAGTTGTGGCTGAATCATGTTATCTTTTGCAAGGAAGTGGTGGGGATGAAGCTATTTTGAAAATGATTGAAGACGGTTATCTTGAAATTCCATTTCGTTTATCTGAACATGCAAAAGAGGTTGGTCAGACACTATCGAAGTATAAAAAGAATAAAGTTTCATTTGCAGATGCGTCACTAGTGAGAATGTTGGAATTAATAAAAGGTGGAATTATTTTAACGACGGATAGTGATTTCGAAGTGTATAGAATTCATCGAAATCGAAGAATCAGTGTAATACATCCTAATTGA
- a CDS encoding CopG family transcriptional regulator, with protein sequence MDRSQLKTITMKITEDMAEDIQTLTKDLEVSQSAFVRDAIIEYMAKIHSENNASFAQKTKKYRGIVSLAPDLSTNKQHLVGFGK encoded by the coding sequence ATGGATAGATCTCAATTAAAGACCATTACTATGAAGATAACGGAAGACATGGCTGAAGATATTCAAACTCTTACCAAAGATTTGGAAGTTTCCCAATCTGCTTTTGTTCGAGATGCTATCATTGAATATATGGCAAAAATCCATTCCGAGAACAATGCTTCCTTTGCTCAAAAAACGAAAAAATACAGAGGAATTGTTTCTTTGGCTCCTGATTTATCTACGAACAAACAACATTTAGTAGGATTTGGAAAATGA
- the cysD gene encoding sulfate adenylyltransferase subunit CysD produces the protein MSKYHLSHLEELEAESIYIMREVAAQFERPVLLFSGGKDSITLVRLAEKAFRPAKFPFPLLHIDTGHNFPETITFRDEMVKRIDEKLIVRYVQDSIDQGKAVEETGRIPSRNKLQTITLLDALAEFKFDAAFGGARRDEEKARAKERIFSFRDEFGQWEPKKQRPELWNLYNGKIQPGEHIRVFPISNWTEMDVWQYILKENLAIPSIYFTHKRNLFMHDNMLLSASDIVRPAPSDEVKEMQVRYRTVGDMTCTGAVISNASNLAEIIQEVASARVTERGGRADDKRSEAAMEERKREGYF, from the coding sequence ATGAGTAAATATCATTTAAGTCATTTAGAAGAATTAGAAGCTGAATCAATCTATATTATGAGAGAAGTTGCGGCTCAATTCGAAAGACCAGTCCTTTTATTTTCTGGCGGGAAAGATTCTATTACGTTAGTACGCCTAGCCGAAAAAGCATTTCGTCCGGCTAAGTTTCCTTTTCCGCTATTGCATATTGATACAGGTCATAATTTTCCGGAAACAATTACGTTTCGGGATGAAATGGTAAAACGAATTGACGAAAAATTAATCGTGCGTTATGTGCAAGATTCCATTGACCAAGGAAAAGCAGTTGAGGAAACAGGACGTATTCCTAGTAGAAACAAACTTCAAACTATTACTTTATTAGATGCGTTAGCAGAATTCAAATTTGACGCTGCATTTGGTGGGGCAAGAAGAGACGAAGAAAAAGCTCGTGCAAAGGAAAGAATTTTTTCTTTTAGAGATGAATTTGGACAGTGGGAACCAAAAAAACAAAGACCCGAGTTGTGGAATCTTTATAACGGTAAAATTCAACCAGGGGAGCATATACGTGTTTTCCCCATTAGCAATTGGACAGAAATGGATGTCTGGCAGTATATTTTAAAAGAAAATTTAGCTATTCCTAGTATTTATTTTACTCATAAGAGAAATTTATTTATGCATGATAATATGCTTTTGAGTGCTTCGGATATTGTGAGACCAGCACCGAGTGATGAAGTAAAAGAAATGCAGGTTCGTTATCGGACTGTAGGCGATATGACATGCACAGGCGCAGTAATTTCCAATGCTTCGAATCTCGCTGAAATTATTCAAGAAGTTGCTTCGGCTCGCGTAACAGAAAGAGGCGGAAGAGCGGATGATAAACGATCAGAAGCTGCTATGGAAGAAAGAAAAAGAGAAGGTTATTTTTAG
- a CDS encoding phosphoadenylyl-sulfate reductase — MENINEFNQKFQVANTKESLQLALTKYKGGILFSSSLGAEDQVLTDMILSIDKSVTIVTLDTGRLPYETYKTIEDTEKKYGIKIQVQFPDYVSVERMVQEKGVNLFYESVENRKECCSVRKLEPLARAMKDKTLWITGLRKEQSVTRSDMKFAEWDDKYNVLKINPLLDWTESQVWEYIKANNVPYNELHDKNYPSIGCAPCTRSIEEGEDSRAGRWWWEDPATKECGLHWKDGKLVPNKTKSDKSMFV, encoded by the coding sequence ATGGAAAATATTAACGAGTTTAATCAAAAGTTTCAAGTTGCAAATACGAAAGAAAGTTTGCAACTTGCTCTAACTAAATATAAGGGCGGGATTTTATTCTCTTCTAGTTTAGGTGCGGAAGATCAAGTATTAACGGATATGATTTTGTCCATTGATAAGTCTGTGACTATTGTCACACTGGATACTGGACGTTTGCCTTACGAGACATACAAAACAATTGAAGACACCGAAAAAAAATATGGAATTAAAATTCAAGTTCAATTTCCAGATTATGTTTCTGTAGAGAGAATGGTTCAGGAAAAAGGAGTTAACCTCTTTTATGAAAGTGTAGAAAATCGGAAGGAGTGTTGCTCTGTTCGGAAGTTAGAACCATTGGCTCGTGCAATGAAAGATAAAACACTTTGGATTACTGGACTTAGAAAAGAACAATCTGTTACACGTTCGGACATGAAATTTGCCGAGTGGGACGATAAATATAATGTTTTAAAAATAAATCCTCTTTTGGACTGGACAGAAAGCCAAGTTTGGGAGTATATTAAAGCGAATAACGTTCCTTATAATGAGCTCCATGATAAAAACTACCCAAGCATAGGTTGTGCTCCCTGTACTCGATCAATAGAAGAAGGGGAAGACTCCCGTGCCGGTAGATGGTGGTGGGAAGATCCCGCAACGAAAGAATGCGGATTACATTGGAAAGACGGTAAGTTAGTCCCAAATAAAACAAAAAGCGACAAATCAATGTTTGTCTAA
- a CDS encoding nitrite/sulfite reductase, translated as MVKIHYEFEVANVAKEENKITNEERIKKEKHPLKLRPEIDKWAKEGFQAIPEDDHIRFKWFGCYLQKPKTDGYFMMRMRLPAGQFTSSQGREIAKFTKERARNLIDVTTRQCFQVHWLTIADIPPIIDKLEEIGLGVLGACGDITRNVTGNPLAGIDPDEYLNATNLISRYVKEISERPDLGDLPRKFKVSISGAPHNLAQPEINCIGIVGAKLEVNGETKYGYTIRVGGGLSTNPYFSKWLNVFLKDDEEVLTVCAGLTELYRDHGNRENRRKSRMKFLMDAWGPEKMREELEKKLGYKLTDYPNPQLVERNSDPLGPHKMKQPGLNYIGVPIKVGRLSGDELITLCDIAEKYGSGLLRNTNKQNVIILGIPEANVNDAVKALEASGIYNAKQTNSRIVSCTGTEFCNLAIVETKNRTAKLIDYLNEKSVNVDNINIHFSGCTNSCSQYSIADIGFIGGKTKGENDEMEEAYMLHLGGSIGNNPSFTHSVLKVKADTCGPIVEKLANHYYAQKSNGQSFRDFYKDYEKEQVADLLGITLPKND; from the coding sequence ATGGTAAAGATACACTATGAATTTGAGGTAGCGAACGTGGCGAAAGAAGAGAATAAAATAACGAATGAAGAGCGAATCAAAAAAGAGAAACATCCTCTAAAATTACGACCAGAAATCGATAAATGGGCAAAGGAAGGTTTTCAAGCGATTCCGGAAGATGACCATATCCGATTTAAGTGGTTTGGCTGTTATTTGCAGAAACCAAAAACGGATGGTTACTTTATGATGCGGATGCGATTGCCAGCCGGTCAATTTACTTCTTCTCAAGGTCGCGAAATTGCAAAATTCACAAAAGAGAGAGCACGGAATCTAATTGATGTAACAACTCGCCAGTGTTTTCAAGTTCATTGGTTGACGATAGCCGACATACCTCCGATCATTGATAAGTTAGAAGAAATCGGACTAGGTGTATTAGGTGCCTGTGGTGATATTACACGTAACGTAACAGGAAATCCCCTAGCCGGGATTGATCCAGATGAATATCTAAATGCCACAAATCTAATTTCTCGATATGTAAAAGAAATTTCCGAACGCCCTGATTTAGGCGATTTACCTCGTAAGTTTAAGGTTTCTATTTCGGGAGCTCCGCATAATCTTGCTCAGCCGGAAATTAATTGTATTGGTATAGTCGGCGCGAAACTAGAAGTGAATGGAGAAACTAAATACGGATATACAATTCGTGTAGGTGGGGGACTTTCTACTAATCCATATTTCTCCAAATGGCTTAATGTATTTTTAAAAGATGACGAAGAGGTTCTTACTGTTTGCGCCGGGCTAACAGAGTTATACCGCGATCATGGAAATCGAGAAAATCGTCGAAAGTCTCGTATGAAATTTCTCATGGATGCTTGGGGTCCTGAAAAAATGAGAGAAGAACTCGAAAAGAAACTTGGATATAAATTAACGGATTATCCGAACCCACAACTTGTAGAAAGAAATTCTGATCCACTTGGTCCACACAAAATGAAACAACCAGGACTCAATTATATTGGAGTTCCTATTAAAGTAGGGCGTTTGAGCGGGGATGAGTTGATAACTCTTTGTGATATTGCAGAAAAATACGGTAGCGGATTATTACGAAATACCAACAAACAGAATGTTATCATTTTGGGTATTCCAGAAGCAAACGTAAATGATGCAGTAAAAGCACTTGAGGCTTCTGGAATCTATAACGCAAAACAAACCAATAGCCGCATTGTGTCCTGCACTGGAACGGAGTTTTGTAACCTTGCCATTGTAGAAACTAAAAATAGAACTGCGAAGTTAATTGATTATTTGAATGAAAAAAGCGTCAATGTGGATAATATTAATATCCACTTCTCAGGTTGCACCAATAGTTGTTCTCAATATTCTATCGCAGACATTGGTTTTATCGGTGGAAAAACGAAGGGTGAAAATGATGAAATGGAAGAGGCTTACATGCTTCATTTAGGCGGTTCCATTGGGAATAATCCATCTTTTACCCACAGTGTTCTTAAAGTGAAAGCAGATACCTGCGGTCCGATTGTTGAAAAACTGGCGAATCATTATTATGCGCAGAAATCGAACGGACAATCCTTTCGTGACTTCTATAAGGATTACGAAAAAGAACAAGTTGCTGATTTATTAGGAATCACTCTCCCGAAAAACGATTAA
- a CDS encoding TerC family protein, with amino-acid sequence MDLGNINHELVLFILFNIIIIVMLVIDLGLLSKNQDHTMSVKRAGIWTLIWISVSFLFAGAIYFYDTNPNTLSDPNYSKTKALEYIAGYLLEKSLSIDNLFVFIMIFQKFKIGPREQPDILKWGIIGAVILRAIMILAGATLVAQFAWILYVFGFFLLYTALKMFFHKEDESETFIPEEHLVFRILKKLVPLSTRSEEGKFFIIENGRRMATPLFVVLVMIESSDVMFALDSIPAVFSITQDPFIVYTSNIFAILGLRSLYFMISGIMDLFVYLKHGVAVILAFVGVKMLLPLYGELTGGAKIHIDINVSLSVIIILLIGSILVSLPEYFRNKKTGVLK; translated from the coding sequence ATGGATCTCGGAAATATCAACCATGAATTAGTCCTATTTATTCTATTCAACATCATAATAATCGTTATGCTTGTAATTGACTTAGGTCTTTTAAGCAAAAACCAAGACCACACAATGAGCGTAAAACGAGCAGGAATATGGACTTTAATTTGGATTAGTGTTTCGTTTTTATTTGCGGGGGCTATTTATTTCTATGACACAAACCCTAACACTCTAAGTGATCCAAACTATAGCAAAACTAAAGCGTTAGAATACATAGCTGGTTACTTACTCGAAAAATCACTATCTATCGACAATCTATTTGTATTTATCATGATCTTTCAAAAATTTAAGATTGGTCCCAGAGAACAACCGGATATTTTAAAGTGGGGAATTATTGGTGCAGTGATTCTTCGTGCGATTATGATTCTAGCAGGTGCTACGTTAGTCGCACAATTTGCATGGATACTGTATGTGTTTGGTTTTTTCCTTCTGTATACCGCACTCAAGATGTTTTTCCACAAGGAAGACGAATCTGAAACATTTATCCCAGAAGAACATTTAGTTTTTAGAATTTTAAAAAAGTTAGTTCCCCTTTCCACTCGCTCTGAGGAAGGAAAATTCTTTATCATAGAAAATGGACGCAGAATGGCAACACCTCTTTTCGTAGTATTAGTTATGATCGAATCGAGCGATGTAATGTTTGCACTTGATTCAATCCCTGCTGTATTTTCAATTACTCAAGATCCATTTATAGTTTACACTTCCAATATATTTGCAATTTTAGGACTACGTTCTCTTTATTTTATGATTAGCGGCATAATGGATTTATTCGTTTATTTAAAACACGGAGTAGCTGTCATACTTGCATTCGTTGGGGTTAAAATGCTTTTACCTCTTTACGGAGAATTAACAGGGGGAGCAAAAATTCATATTGATATCAATGTCTCTCTATCTGTAATCATTATTTTACTCATCGGATCTATACTTGTATCATTACCAGAATATTTTAGAAATAAAAAAACAGGAGTTTTAAAATGA
- the scpA gene encoding methylmalonyl-CoA mutase codes for MEKANLNEWEKVAREADLKGKEASSLNWNSPEGILIKPLYTYEDLENLNNTNTLPGIFPFIRGPRATMYSHQPWTVRQYAGFSTAEESNAFYRKNLAAGQKGLSVAFDLATHRGYDSDHERVTGDVGKAGVAIDSIEDMKILFDQIPLKDMSVSMTMNGAVIPILAMFIVAGEEQGAKVSELSGTIQNDILKEFMVRNTYIYPPKPSMRIIGDIIEYTSKNMPRFNSISISGYHIQEAGGNAVQELAYTLADGMEYVKTALDKGLAIDDFAPRLSFFFGIGMNFFMEIAKLRAARYFWAELIKPYNPKKPMSAALRTHCQTSGWSLTEQDPYNNVIRTTIEAMAAVLGGTQSLHTNALDEAVALPTEFSARIARNTQLIIQNETHIPRVVDPLGGSYYIESLTHSIITEAKKLFDEVQAHGGMANAVEAGLPKMKIEESAAKRQALIDQGLDVIVGVNKFKLKTEDKMEILDIDNTAVREKQIARLKEIKSKRDNSAVNAALNAITDASESGKGNLLELAVDAARKRATLGEISYAMEKVFGRHQAVIRTISGVYSSLNQENEKFQTIIKRVEEFAKKEGRRPRMLVAKMGQDGHDRGAKVISTSFADMGFDIDVAPLFQTPSEVAKQSIENDVHIIGVSSQAAGHKTLIPELVEILKKEKAEDILIIAGGVIPPQDYDFLYQHGVAAIFGPGTVIPDAAGKILDILEKKKVNV; via the coding sequence ATGGAAAAAGCAAACTTAAACGAATGGGAAAAAGTAGCCAGAGAAGCGGATTTAAAAGGCAAAGAAGCATCTTCCTTAAATTGGAATTCTCCCGAAGGAATCCTAATAAAACCACTTTATACTTACGAAGATTTAGAAAATTTAAATAACACGAATACACTTCCGGGAATATTTCCTTTTATTCGTGGTCCACGTGCAACTATGTATTCTCACCAACCCTGGACAGTGAGACAGTATGCTGGTTTTTCTACTGCCGAAGAATCTAACGCATTTTATAGAAAAAATTTAGCTGCTGGACAAAAGGGATTATCCGTTGCATTTGATCTTGCTACTCATAGAGGGTATGACTCTGATCACGAAAGAGTAACTGGAGATGTGGGCAAAGCGGGAGTAGCTATTGACTCTATAGAGGATATGAAAATTTTATTCGATCAAATTCCTCTAAAAGATATGTCAGTATCTATGACTATGAATGGAGCAGTAATTCCTATTCTAGCCATGTTCATTGTAGCGGGCGAAGAACAAGGTGCAAAAGTATCCGAACTTTCCGGTACAATTCAAAATGATATTCTAAAAGAATTCATGGTGCGAAATACGTATATTTACCCACCAAAACCTTCTATGCGTATCATTGGGGATATTATCGAATATACTTCGAAGAATATGCCAAGGTTTAATTCTATTTCCATCAGTGGATACCATATCCAAGAAGCGGGCGGGAACGCCGTACAAGAATTGGCATACACTCTCGCAGATGGAATGGAATATGTAAAAACTGCTCTCGATAAAGGATTGGCTATTGATGATTTTGCGCCACGACTTTCTTTCTTTTTTGGGATTGGTATGAATTTTTTTATGGAAATCGCAAAACTTCGGGCAGCAAGATATTTTTGGGCAGAATTAATCAAACCATATAATCCTAAAAAACCAATGAGTGCTGCACTCAGAACACATTGCCAAACTTCCGGTTGGAGTTTAACTGAACAAGATCCATACAACAACGTTATCCGCACGACCATAGAAGCAATGGCGGCAGTACTTGGCGGAACACAAAGTTTACACACGAACGCTTTAGATGAAGCAGTAGCTCTGCCGACTGAATTTTCTGCGCGTATCGCTCGTAATACTCAGTTGATCATTCAAAACGAAACACATATACCACGTGTGGTAGATCCGCTTGGAGGTTCTTATTACATTGAATCTTTAACTCATTCTATTATTACAGAAGCAAAAAAACTTTTTGATGAAGTACAAGCACACGGAGGAATGGCAAATGCAGTAGAAGCAGGACTTCCAAAAATGAAGATTGAAGAGTCCGCTGCAAAACGCCAAGCTCTAATTGATCAAGGTCTAGATGTAATCGTGGGAGTAAATAAATTCAAACTCAAAACAGAAGACAAAATGGAAATCCTTGATATTGACAACACTGCGGTTCGTGAAAAACAAATTGCCCGACTCAAAGAAATTAAATCTAAAAGAGACAATTCAGCGGTAAACGCCGCATTAAACGCAATTACAGATGCTAGTGAATCAGGAAAAGGAAATTTATTAGAACTAGCAGTTGATGCAGCTCGCAAACGTGCAACTCTTGGGGAAATTTCTTATGCTATGGAAAAAGTATTTGGACGACACCAAGCCGTTATCCGCACTATCAGCGGAGTTTATTCTAGTTTGAACCAAGAAAACGAAAAGTTTCAAACCATCATCAAACGTGTAGAAGAATTCGCTAAAAAAGAAGGAAGACGTCCTAGAATGTTAGTTGCCAAAATGGGTCAGGATGGGCATGACAGAGGGGCAAAAGTAATATCTACGTCCTTTGCAGATATGGGATTTGATATTGATGTGGCTCCCCTATTTCAAACTCCTTCAGAGGTAGCGAAACAGTCCATTGAAAATGATGTGCATATCATAGGAGTATCCTCACAGGCCGCTGGACACAAAACACTAATTCCTGAACTTGTAGAAATTCTAAAAAAAGAAAAGGCTGAAGATATTTTAATCATTGCAGGCGGTGTAATTCCGCCACAGGATTATGACTTTTTATACCAACACGGTGTAGCGGCAATTTTTGGACCTGGCACTGTAATTCCAGATGCAGCTGGTAAAATTTTAGATATTCTAGAAAAGAAAAAAGTGAACGTTTAG